In the genome of Nitrospira japonica, one region contains:
- a CDS encoding tetratricopeptide repeat protein yields the protein MNIVFLTIVLIVLGAQVTFAGFADDRKVCEYQVLPRLQTNRLLESATAPGDQYCLAIFNWIGPLAQKNYPVSAQWLQKASNQNHPAAQAMLGFFFQMGHGVTQNYAEAMKWYRKAADQGNLDAMTAIGKLYEQGNGVGKDVNEAVKWYRMAADRGDPTARNNLQALAQPRSVQAVSPGEHYFQEGKRLYLANDYAAAAKPFFKAAEMGHVLAQLQIGSQYEFGEGLPKNYGEAVKWYAKAADQGNAVSQKNLGQMYEDGTGVTENWLEAAKWYRKSADQNYDKGQNALGRAYQFGIGVPQSRREAIEWYKRAAAQGNSQADYFAKHLSYQGTSIGFRNEAEHAQVIAGKLRFSLELLDEPVGVTFRNSSERLAYLTKLRGRVDQNEAKTMWNIKKKEYDDCLRAKRSPCFDPGPTP from the coding sequence ATGAACATCGTGTTCTTGACCATCGTCCTGATAGTCCTTGGCGCGCAGGTGACCTTCGCCGGTTTTGCGGACGATCGTAAAGTATGCGAGTACCAAGTGCTGCCGAGGCTGCAGACCAATCGATTGCTCGAATCGGCCACTGCTCCAGGTGATCAATACTGCCTGGCGATCTTCAACTGGATCGGCCCGCTTGCCCAGAAGAATTATCCCGTCTCCGCTCAATGGCTCCAAAAGGCGTCCAATCAAAACCATCCGGCCGCCCAAGCCATGTTGGGATTCTTTTTCCAAATGGGCCACGGCGTCACGCAGAACTATGCCGAAGCAATGAAATGGTACAGGAAGGCTGCAGACCAAGGAAACTTGGATGCGATGACAGCAATCGGGAAGCTTTATGAGCAAGGCAACGGCGTTGGCAAGGATGTCAACGAAGCCGTTAAATGGTACCGTATGGCTGCCGACCGCGGGGATCCAACCGCCAGGAATAACCTACAGGCATTGGCACAACCGCGATCAGTACAAGCCGTAAGTCCCGGCGAACACTACTTTCAGGAAGGGAAAAGACTCTATCTCGCCAACGACTATGCGGCCGCAGCGAAGCCATTTTTCAAAGCAGCAGAGATGGGGCATGTCTTGGCCCAACTACAAATCGGCTCACAATATGAATTCGGCGAAGGCCTGCCGAAGAACTATGGCGAGGCCGTGAAGTGGTACGCCAAGGCGGCCGATCAGGGCAACGCGGTCTCGCAGAAAAATCTGGGCCAGATGTATGAGGACGGGACAGGCGTGACAGAAAACTGGCTGGAAGCCGCCAAGTGGTATCGAAAAAGCGCCGATCAGAATTACGACAAAGGACAAAATGCCTTGGGACGAGCGTATCAATTCGGCATCGGGGTGCCACAGAGCCGGCGTGAGGCAATTGAATGGTACAAGCGGGCGGCGGCCCAGGGCAATTCGCAGGCCGATTACTTCGCAAAACATCTCAGTTATCAAGGGACGTCGATCGGATTTCGGAACGAAGCCGAGCATGCCCAGGTCATCGCGGGAAAATTGAGATTCTCCTTGGAACTGCTCGATGAACCGGTCGGCGTGACCTTTCGCAACTCATCCGAACGGCTGGCGTATCTCACCAAGCTGCGGGGTCGGGTGGACCAAAACGAAGCCAAGACGATGTGGAATATCAAGAAGAAAGAGTACGACGATTGTCTGCGTGCAAAGCGGTCGCCTTGTTTCGACCCCGGACCAACCCCGTGA
- a CDS encoding HEAT repeat domain-containing protein: MTRVFLLALICFVELSVAFSARADAPASGEGSLTAASRPLIVYLDVASSTWRSRGRVSFGIVPTLRMKLVSAGFDVTQDPERPRDLILRIDYREERGRPITIDLAGTEIHCTMVLDQPSKGPVWTIRIHESPSYAELVSAPYVEVVEKFQANPYFYFIGDLIRGWSDFSFDPTEALIQALARQVEQKRNSRGTTELDTLLSPAETFPDLDLHFADTAQENTVEELGRLRDMRALDVLQQLLSDADRRTRLRAVRAIGEFDAPSVEPAVMRVAQADVDAEVREAASAVLAKRVAR; encoded by the coding sequence ATGACACGAGTCTTCCTGCTCGCCCTCATCTGCTTCGTTGAACTTTCCGTGGCTTTCTCCGCGCGAGCGGATGCTCCCGCGTCCGGGGAAGGATCCTTAACCGCGGCGTCCCGCCCTCTCATCGTCTATCTGGATGTCGCCTCAAGCACCTGGCGATCGCGGGGGAGAGTTTCGTTCGGTATTGTGCCCACGCTGAGAATGAAGCTGGTGTCAGCGGGATTCGACGTGACGCAGGACCCTGAGCGTCCCCGCGATCTGATACTTCGGATCGACTATCGAGAGGAACGGGGCCGTCCGATCACGATCGATCTCGCCGGAACGGAGATCCATTGCACGATGGTTCTCGACCAACCCTCAAAAGGGCCGGTATGGACAATCCGCATTCATGAGTCGCCTTCGTATGCGGAACTGGTAAGCGCTCCATACGTGGAAGTGGTGGAAAAGTTTCAAGCCAATCCGTATTTCTATTTCATCGGGGATCTCATACGGGGATGGTCCGATTTCAGTTTTGACCCGACGGAGGCGTTGATACAGGCCCTGGCCAGGCAGGTTGAACAGAAGCGCAACTCCCGGGGCACGACCGAGTTGGATACACTCCTGTCTCCCGCTGAAACCTTCCCCGATCTCGATCTGCATTTTGCCGATACCGCGCAGGAGAACACGGTCGAGGAGTTAGGGCGCCTCAGGGACATGCGGGCCCTCGACGTGCTCCAACAGCTGCTGTCCGATGCCGATCGCCGAACTAGGCTCCGTGCGGTTCGGGCTATCGGTGAATTCGACGCGCCGTCGGTCGAGCCGGCTGTCATGCGGGTCGCGCAGGCGGACGTCGATGCGGAAGTGCGTGAGGCCGCCTCCGCAGTTCTCGCCAAACGGGTTGCCCGCTGA
- a CDS encoding CotH kinase family protein, with protein MSLNYARFISPYIHIVFILAVLAGCSGGGDNQSGGTGNSGTQGQSTPAPASALPVLSVATDNGAEISSKEDYASAKYTMKSDAGQIINDSTLDIRGRGNSTWEMPKKPYRVRLTDSAPLMGMPANRHWVLLANYSDKTLIRNDVAFEMSRRLGLAYTPRSTFVELWVNGTDRGIYQLTEHIRIADERVNIPQLDEGDTAPDKITGGYLIEIDARRGEDFCYESPKTGVVFCLSDPEDLLEPGWENQRAYIEAYINQTEDALFSDHFTDPATGYAAYIDVDSAVNYYLVNEWVKNVDSPQFSSVYLYKKRDGKLTFGPVWDFDLAIGNVDYTNNFGDPGDPAGWYVRKAPWFARLFQDPAFEAKVKARWAQLEASGAVEGIFTYIDNRASRLSGVQTNNFQIWDILNTKVWPNRVVTGSYEGEVNAMKTWLRTRTNWIDSQLSQ; from the coding sequence ATGTCTCTCAACTATGCTCGATTCATTTCTCCCTATATCCATATCGTATTCATACTCGCCGTTCTGGCCGGCTGCAGTGGCGGGGGCGACAATCAATCGGGCGGTACCGGTAATAGCGGAACGCAGGGACAATCGACGCCGGCTCCTGCCTCGGCGCTTCCCGTCTTGAGTGTCGCGACCGACAATGGCGCGGAGATCTCCTCGAAAGAGGACTATGCGTCGGCCAAATATACGATGAAAAGCGATGCGGGTCAGATCATCAACGACAGCACGCTGGACATCAGAGGTAGAGGAAATTCAACGTGGGAAATGCCCAAGAAGCCGTATCGTGTTCGGCTGACCGACAGCGCGCCCTTGATGGGGATGCCCGCCAACCGGCATTGGGTGCTTCTCGCCAATTATTCGGACAAGACGCTCATCCGCAATGATGTCGCGTTCGAGATGAGCCGACGGCTGGGCCTGGCATATACACCCAGGAGTACCTTCGTCGAGTTGTGGGTCAATGGGACCGATCGCGGCATTTATCAACTGACCGAACACATCCGCATCGCGGACGAACGGGTGAACATTCCTCAACTGGATGAGGGCGACACCGCTCCGGATAAGATCACCGGCGGCTATTTGATCGAGATTGATGCGCGTCGCGGTGAAGATTTTTGCTATGAATCACCGAAGACCGGAGTCGTCTTCTGCTTGAGCGACCCGGAGGATTTATTGGAGCCCGGCTGGGAGAACCAGCGCGCGTACATTGAGGCCTACATCAATCAAACCGAGGACGCACTCTTTTCAGACCACTTCACCGATCCTGCCACGGGGTATGCCGCCTACATCGACGTAGACTCCGCGGTGAATTATTATTTGGTCAACGAATGGGTGAAAAATGTCGACTCTCCGCAGTTTTCCAGCGTCTACCTCTACAAGAAGCGAGACGGAAAGCTGACGTTCGGACCTGTCTGGGATTTCGACCTTGCCATTGGGAATGTCGACTACACCAATAATTTCGGGGACCCGGGCGATCCTGCCGGTTGGTATGTCCGTAAAGCACCATGGTTCGCACGGCTGTTTCAAGATCCCGCGTTCGAGGCCAAGGTCAAGGCTCGCTGGGCGCAGTTGGAGGCCTCAGGTGCGGTGGAGGGCATCTTTACCTATATCGACAATCGGGCAAGCCGGCTCAGTGGAGTCCAGACCAACAATTTTCAGATTTGGGACATTCTCAATACGAAGGTCTGGCCGAATCGGGTCGTGACCGGGTCCTACGAGGGTGAGGTCAATGCCATGAAAACCTGGTTAAGGACGCGAACGAACTGGATCGATAGTCAATTGAGCCAGTGA
- a CDS encoding SDR family NAD(P)-dependent oxidoreductase codes for MSRLDGKVAIVTGSSSGIGKAIALRFGREGARVVVAARRLAHCEETVASIVRSGGEACAIQTDVSEESQVEALLAETVKRWGRVDLLVNNAGIGGGGRLADTTTKAFDEIINVNLRGTFFCCRAGFNRMRQQGGGVIINVSSVAGLQAWSGTGVYSASKHGVMALTKALADEGRPYGIKVSAICPGGVADELVDASPEEILRSEKIDPFDVAETALYLASLGPYATVHQIVIDRLGADW; via the coding sequence GTGTCGCGGCTTGACGGCAAGGTGGCGATCGTCACGGGCAGCAGCAGCGGGATCGGCAAGGCCATTGCGCTGCGGTTCGGCCGCGAAGGCGCCAGGGTCGTGGTGGCGGCAAGACGGTTGGCGCATTGCGAGGAGACTGTGGCGTCGATTGTTCGTTCGGGCGGGGAAGCCTGTGCGATTCAAACCGACGTGTCCGAAGAGTCCCAAGTCGAGGCGCTGTTGGCCGAAACAGTGAAGCGGTGGGGCCGTGTCGACCTGCTGGTCAACAACGCGGGAATTGGGGGCGGTGGACGGCTGGCCGATACGACGACGAAAGCTTTTGACGAGATCATCAACGTCAATCTCAGGGGCACCTTCTTCTGTTGCCGGGCCGGCTTCAATCGGATGAGGCAGCAGGGCGGAGGGGTCATCATCAATGTCTCCAGCGTCGCGGGACTGCAAGCCTGGTCTGGCACCGGCGTGTACAGTGCCTCGAAACATGGCGTCATGGCCCTGACCAAGGCTCTCGCGGATGAGGGCCGCCCCTACGGCATCAAAGTCAGCGCGATCTGTCCCGGCGGGGTTGCGGACGAATTGGTGGATGCGTCGCCTGAGGAGATCCTGCGCAGCGAAAAGATCGACCCTTTCGACGTAGCGGAGACGGCCCTTTACCTGGCATCGCTCGGTCCGTATGCGACCGTGCATCAGATCGTCATCGATCGTCTTGGTGCCGACTGGTAG
- a CDS encoding DUF6279 family lipoprotein: protein MKTSRILIFVLTSVLLAPVIFTGCATSLLYNHADWLITRQIDGYFDLNRSQRSFVTSRLNGILDGHRREALPQYETVLHEAAMRVQRGLTEADVDWAATEYDRLRADLFGRFSTDGADFIRLVNDRQIPYLKQSLQTRLSKEEGLLHDDRRTRLTKRTERILSLTREWLGNLSPAQEQDISRAAMNLPDILPSWYTHQMERNRQLVELVEARQQGDTPGRLKEWLVNQDKTADPEFRDMLRQFKGRIGELLLTIDRLATPEQRRHVIAKLDDLAKTVHGLSHT, encoded by the coding sequence GTGAAGACATCCCGAATCCTCATTTTCGTCCTGACGAGCGTCCTGCTCGCGCCGGTGATCTTTACCGGCTGCGCCACCTCGCTCCTGTACAACCATGCAGATTGGCTGATTACCCGTCAGATCGACGGCTACTTCGATCTCAACCGCTCGCAGCGCTCGTTCGTTACATCCCGATTGAACGGCATCTTGGATGGCCATCGACGGGAGGCCCTTCCACAATACGAAACGGTGCTGCATGAGGCAGCCATGAGGGTGCAGCGTGGATTGACGGAAGCCGATGTCGATTGGGCAGCTACGGAATACGATCGGCTGAGAGCCGATCTCTTCGGCCGATTCTCGACGGACGGAGCCGACTTCATCCGGCTGGTGAACGATCGGCAGATTCCTTACCTCAAGCAATCCCTTCAGACGCGCCTCTCCAAAGAAGAGGGGCTTCTCCATGATGATCGCCGCACGAGACTCACGAAACGAACAGAGCGGATCCTGTCGTTGACACGCGAGTGGCTCGGAAATCTTTCGCCAGCTCAGGAGCAGGACATCTCAAGGGCCGCCATGAATTTGCCGGATATCCTGCCGTCCTGGTATACGCATCAAATGGAGCGCAATCGGCAACTGGTCGAATTGGTGGAAGCGAGGCAACAGGGTGATACGCCCGGAAGATTGAAGGAGTGGTTGGTCAACCAGGACAAGACGGCCGATCCGGAGTTTCGTGACATGCTGCGCCAGTTCAAAGGGCGCATTGGCGAGCTGCTCCTGACCATAGACCGGCTTGCGACCCCGGAGCAGCGGCGCCACGTCATTGCCAAGCTCGACGATCTCGCCAAAACCGTGCACGGTCTCAGCCACACATAG
- a CDS encoding secondary thiamine-phosphate synthase enzyme YjbQ, translating into MGELLHVRTTATKEVVDLTDRVQTIVRQAKMKEGLCCLFVSHTTAGLTTGEIGEGTEEDFLQIVEQIIPRIRFRHAHDPSHAWSHMAASLLGPSLAIPVSSGKLALGTWQSVMLVELDGPRERTIHCMLYPERQL; encoded by the coding sequence ATGGGAGAACTCCTTCATGTTCGCACGACGGCGACAAAAGAGGTCGTCGATCTGACCGACCGAGTGCAGACGATTGTCCGCCAGGCCAAGATGAAGGAGGGGCTATGTTGTCTCTTTGTCAGCCATACCACCGCGGGGTTGACGACCGGAGAGATCGGCGAGGGCACTGAAGAAGATTTCCTCCAGATCGTCGAGCAGATAATCCCCCGCATTCGTTTTCGCCACGCCCATGACCCGTCGCATGCGTGGTCGCACATGGCCGCCTCGCTGCTCGGGCCGTCGCTCGCCATTCCCGTGTCGTCGGGCAAGCTCGCGCTCGGAACCTGGCAATCGGTGATGCTGGTCGAATTGGACGGACCGAGAGAGCGCACGATCCACTGTATGCTGTATCCAGAGCGGCAATTGTGA
- a CDS encoding NUDIX domain-containing protein: MTRRATAAKTSAGILLYRNRPGGIQVFLAHPGGPFWARKDDGAWSIPKGEYDPAEDPLAAARREFTEETGLALQGPFEALGQLKQPGGKVITAYAVEGDVDAVSVVSNTFELEWPPRSGKMCRFPEVDRAAWFEFETACRKVLPGQRPFLDRLMKSMMGESE, translated from the coding sequence GTGACGCGCCGGGCCACGGCGGCCAAGACCAGCGCCGGGATTCTCTTGTACCGAAATCGTCCCGGGGGGATTCAGGTTTTTCTCGCGCATCCTGGGGGGCCGTTTTGGGCCCGCAAAGACGACGGAGCCTGGTCAATTCCCAAAGGGGAGTACGATCCGGCGGAAGATCCGCTTGCCGCGGCGCGCCGGGAATTCACCGAGGAAACCGGCCTTGCGCTGCAAGGTCCGTTTGAGGCCTTGGGTCAGCTGAAGCAGCCGGGAGGGAAGGTGATTACCGCTTACGCCGTGGAGGGGGACGTCGACGCCGTGTCGGTTGTGAGCAATACCTTCGAACTGGAATGGCCGCCTCGGTCAGGCAAGATGTGCCGATTTCCCGAGGTCGATCGCGCCGCATGGTTCGAGTTCGAGACCGCCTGCCGGAAGGTATTGCCTGGGCAACGCCCGTTTCTTGACCGTCTGATGAAGTCGATGATGGGCGAGTCAGAGTGA
- a CDS encoding acetolactate synthase large subunit gives MTAAELLVRCLENEGVRLVFSLPGEETLGLSDALLDSGIRVVHTRHEQGAAFMADVYGRLSGKAGVCLSTLGPGATNLMTGIVDAFLDRAPLVAITGQVSLNRRHKESHQYIDVISMLKPVTKWNTSIPKSEVIPEAIRKAFKVAQMEKPGATHLELPEDVADQSIGEAEQIAEPLFVQAPAAPEPSPSQIARAVESIRRARRPVILAGNGVIRGRAHEEVRRFARQLEIPVLHTFMAKGVMPDSDPLSLYTLGLQARDYSASVMERADLVIALGYDFVEYAPCFWNPDRDKHIVHVDPSPAEVDEHYIVDVGLLGDIRLALGQIAPHLVPFGSDWAREARSTIVEGFASELQGTSAGPIRPQWVMKELRAALAPDDLVICDVGAHKLWMARMFPCEVPNSCIISNGFAAMGIAVPGAISAKLLHPDRRVVAVTGDGGFLMNSQELETAVRLRLPLVILIWRDNGYGVIRWKQMVRFGRSASVDFGNPDLVRYAESFGAKGYRVSDVAELNSVVTEALQSAMPVVIDCAVDYEENLRLTERLTMFRS, from the coding sequence ATGACTGCTGCGGAATTACTGGTCCGTTGCCTGGAGAATGAAGGGGTTCGACTCGTCTTCTCGCTTCCGGGCGAGGAAACGTTGGGATTGAGCGATGCGTTGCTCGATTCGGGCATCCGCGTCGTCCATACCAGGCACGAGCAAGGCGCCGCCTTCATGGCGGACGTGTACGGCCGCTTGTCTGGAAAGGCAGGCGTCTGTCTCTCGACGCTGGGGCCCGGCGCGACGAATCTCATGACCGGAATCGTGGATGCTTTCCTGGACAGGGCGCCGCTCGTCGCCATTACTGGTCAGGTTTCGCTCAATCGCCGGCACAAAGAGTCCCACCAGTATATCGACGTCATTTCCATGCTGAAGCCGGTCACCAAGTGGAATACGTCGATCCCGAAGAGCGAAGTCATTCCGGAGGCGATCCGCAAAGCGTTCAAGGTCGCGCAGATGGAAAAGCCGGGAGCAACGCACCTCGAACTGCCGGAGGACGTGGCGGACCAATCGATCGGAGAGGCGGAGCAAATCGCGGAGCCCCTGTTCGTACAGGCGCCTGCCGCTCCGGAACCGTCGCCTTCGCAGATCGCCCGCGCCGTCGAGTCGATTCGGCGGGCGCGGCGTCCGGTGATCCTCGCGGGCAACGGAGTCATTCGCGGTCGCGCGCATGAGGAAGTCCGACGGTTCGCCCGTCAGTTGGAAATTCCGGTCCTGCACACCTTCATGGCCAAGGGCGTCATGCCGGACAGCGATCCGCTGTCGCTCTATACGCTCGGACTCCAAGCCAGAGATTATTCGGCTTCAGTGATGGAGCGGGCTGACCTGGTCATCGCCCTCGGCTACGATTTTGTCGAGTATGCGCCTTGTTTTTGGAATCCGGATCGGGACAAACACATCGTGCACGTCGATCCGTCGCCGGCGGAGGTGGACGAGCATTACATCGTGGACGTGGGATTGCTTGGCGACATCCGTTTGGCCTTGGGACAGATTGCGCCGCACCTCGTGCCATTCGGCTCGGATTGGGCTCGCGAGGCCCGCTCGACGATCGTCGAGGGATTTGCCTCTGAGTTGCAAGGCACATCCGCCGGGCCGATACGGCCGCAGTGGGTTATGAAGGAGTTGCGCGCTGCACTGGCGCCGGACGATCTCGTCATCTGCGATGTCGGCGCACACAAGCTCTGGATGGCGAGGATGTTTCCCTGTGAGGTTCCCAATTCCTGCATTATTTCGAACGGCTTTGCCGCCATGGGGATCGCCGTACCCGGCGCCATTTCGGCGAAGTTGTTGCATCCCGATCGGCGGGTCGTCGCCGTGACGGGAGACGGCGGGTTTCTGATGAATTCTCAGGAACTGGAAACCGCCGTACGACTTCGTCTGCCGCTGGTCATTCTGATCTGGCGTGATAACGGATATGGGGTGATCCGCTGGAAGCAGATGGTGCGCTTCGGCCGTAGCGCATCGGTGGATTTCGGAAATCCCGATCTCGTTCGCTACGCGGAGAGTTTTGGAGCGAAAGGTTACAGAGTCTCTGACGTAGCCGAGTTGAATTCCGTGGTGACTGAGGCACTCCAAAGCGCAATGCCGGTCGTCATCGACTGCGCCGTGGATTATGAAGAGAATCTCCGATTGACCGAGCGCCTGACGATGTTTCGATCCTAA
- a CDS encoding tetratricopeptide repeat protein: MIWMRSTLLFLFVMSGVVFGDRPVHAAGCDGVVGKWAWFVGGEVTINADGTFTQQSGNSGTWECTDASKGAVALKWKQGGYLNRLALAEGGAKLVSTDPSQSFVKATRMNQEQALADILTRQDTGSPSSSRRPTGQPGGTVPIKPSTPVTQPKAPISYDSPQGLVSSDPKVEARFKQGYDLYMKKSYAAAFPILMETAQAGHPRAQAVLGIIYSQGRGQPVDNKQAAVWYGKAAAQGHRAAQFSLGNLYFEGDGVPKDQVKAVQLYRQSADQGFPHAEFHLGLAYEFGWGGLPRDRRMAIKWLDRASRHKHGQAGWILTWLEDPKTPHFKDVEQLGNYIGGIIDRRAAAAFGSGGGDGGGGNPCSIYSGPAAGACREGNKSAVDRYLDHQETQEDKRKYGVQ; this comes from the coding sequence ATGATATGGATGCGCTCGACCCTATTGTTCCTATTCGTCATGTCGGGAGTGGTGTTCGGGGACCGGCCAGTCCATGCAGCCGGTTGCGACGGCGTCGTTGGTAAATGGGCCTGGTTCGTCGGCGGCGAGGTGACCATCAATGCGGACGGAACATTTACGCAACAATCCGGGAACTCGGGAACGTGGGAATGCACGGATGCGTCCAAGGGCGCGGTCGCGCTCAAATGGAAGCAAGGCGGATACCTCAACCGGCTCGCTCTCGCCGAAGGGGGAGCGAAGCTCGTGAGTACGGATCCTTCCCAATCATTCGTGAAGGCAACGAGGATGAATCAAGAACAGGCGCTCGCCGACATACTGACGCGTCAGGACACGGGCAGCCCATCGTCTTCGCGCCGGCCCACTGGACAACCTGGCGGGACCGTGCCGATTAAACCTTCCACGCCCGTTACACAACCAAAGGCCCCAATTTCATATGATTCTCCCCAAGGTCTTGTCAGTTCCGATCCGAAGGTCGAAGCGCGATTCAAGCAGGGCTACGATCTGTACATGAAAAAGAGCTATGCGGCGGCCTTTCCGATTCTGATGGAGACCGCACAAGCCGGCCATCCTCGCGCCCAAGCGGTATTGGGCATCATCTATAGTCAAGGTCGTGGTCAACCGGTGGATAACAAGCAGGCCGCGGTGTGGTACGGCAAGGCGGCGGCGCAGGGCCATCGCGCCGCTCAGTTTTCGCTTGGAAATTTGTATTTCGAAGGCGACGGCGTGCCAAAAGATCAAGTGAAAGCCGTCCAGTTGTATCGCCAAAGCGCCGACCAAGGTTTTCCCCATGCGGAGTTCCATCTTGGGCTGGCGTATGAATTCGGATGGGGCGGACTCCCCAGAGACCGGCGGATGGCGATCAAGTGGTTGGATCGAGCAAGCCGCCACAAGCATGGGCAAGCCGGCTGGATCCTGACCTGGCTAGAAGATCCTAAGACGCCGCATTTCAAGGATGTTGAACAATTGGGAAACTATATCGGCGGCATCATCGATCGACGGGCGGCCGCGGCCTTTGGCAGCGGCGGTGGTGACGGCGGCGGCGGAAATCCCTGCAGCATCTATTCAGGTCCTGCGGCGGGTGCTTGCAGGGAGGGGAACAAGTCAGCGGTGGACCGGTACTTGGACCATCAAGAAACCCAGGAGGACAAGCGAAAATATGGCGTCCAGTAA
- a CDS encoding DoxX family protein: MPPFPQAYAQQTYALMRIVTGFLFLWHGTQKLFGVPMPPPQVPSFVIAVAGPIELIGGTLVMIGLFTRWAAFLCSGLMAFAYWMVHGFQAPLPIQNMGELAALYCFVFLYISAHGSGIWSVDAARSAA; this comes from the coding sequence ATGCCCCCGTTCCCGCAAGCGTATGCGCAGCAGACTTACGCCCTCATGCGCATCGTCACCGGATTTCTGTTCTTGTGGCATGGGACGCAGAAACTATTCGGCGTCCCGATGCCTCCTCCACAAGTCCCGTCCTTTGTCATCGCCGTCGCCGGTCCTATCGAGCTGATCGGGGGGACGTTGGTCATGATCGGACTGTTCACCCGCTGGGCCGCCTTTCTCTGCAGCGGGCTCATGGCCTTCGCCTATTGGATGGTTCACGGCTTCCAGGCGCCGCTGCCGATTCAAAATATGGGCGAGTTGGCCGCCCTCTACTGCTTCGTGTTTCTCTACATCTCAGCACACGGCTCGGGGATCTGGAGCGTCGACGCCGCTCGGTCGGCCGCCTGA